A region of the Chelatococcus sp. YT9 genome:
CGCGCGTTCAGTTGTCTTGCTTCCTCTGAATTGTCTCGGCCGCCCTCTGGACGGCTCCAAAGATCAGATCGAGCTCGGCATCGCTCACGGTCATGGGCAGAGAAAATCCGACGCTGTCGTTGTCCTTGGCAGTCGTCGAGAGACCCGCCTCCATGAAGGCGCGGACGAGATCGGCCGCAAATTCAGGGCCCGACTGGACACCGCACATCGTCGCGTCGAATTCGAGCGCGAGCAACAGCCCCACCCCGCGAACCCCCCGAACTACGGGCATGAAGCGGGCGAGCTCGCCGACCCTCAACCTGATCCGCTGTTCCAAGTGGGCTGCCCGCTCCACCAGCCTGTCGCGTTCGATGATCTCGATCGTGGTCAGGGCGGCAAGTGTCGTCAACGGGTTCTTCTCATGCGTGTAGTGGCCGAGGTCAAGTTCTGGTGCGATGTTGAGCCGCGCATCGGCGATGACGGCGGCAATCGGCAGCACGCCGCCGCCCAGCGCCTTGCCCAGCACCACCGCATCCGGCACAGCGCCGACATGCGCGAAGGCGAAGAAGCGGCCAGTCTTGCCCAGCCCTGTGGGAATCTCATCGAAGATGAGAAGCGCGCCGTGGCGGTCGCAAAGCCCGCGAACCTCGGCCCAGAGGCCGGGCGGAGGCATGTGGCAGTTCGAGCGGATAGGCTCTGCCACGACGGCGGCGATGCCGTCTTGCGACTGTTCGAAGGCGGCGCGCATTTCCGCCAGCATGCGTCGCGCTCCATCAGGCGCCCAATACGGCGTGACATGGCGTCGTCCCGGCAGAAACGGGCCGAGACGCGGATCAGGCCTTGCCTTCGAGAGGCCGAAGCTGCCGAAGCCGTGTCCGTGGTACGAACCTTCGAGCGAGATCGTCTCATGCCGGCCGGTCGTGACGCGGGCCAGTTTCAGGGCGATCTCGATCGCATCGGAGCCGCCTGTGGCGAACAGCACTCTAGCGGGCGCTCCCGGCCAGCGCGCGAGCAGTTTCTCGGCAAGCGCAACGGCCGGCTCGTTGGTGTAGCGGCGCGGCGAGAAGGGTAGCGTGTCGAGCTGACGCTTCAACGCCGCGACGATCTCGGGATGGCGATAGCCGACATGATGGGCAGTATTGCCGTGCAGGTCGATGACGCGCCGCCCGTCGACGTCCTCGAGCCAGATGCCCTCGACGGCGCGTAGAGCCGAGAGGCAGGGGCTCGAACCCTTCTGGTGGAAGAATGCGGCGGCGTCGCGCGAGACGAGATCCAAAGACATGGGCAGCTACCGGGCAACAGAGGAGGGAAGGCTGGGCAGGACTGGCCGCTGGCGGGACCGCCCGGCCGTCTCGCGGCGACGCTCGAGCAATCGCGCCAAGCCGATGCCACCAAGGGCGAAGGCAAGCAGAACGAGGCTCTTGGCGGCGGCATAGCCGTACTCGCCAGAGTTGGCGTGGTTGAAGATCGCGACCGAGGCGAGCTTGTGGTTGCCCGAGACCAGGAAGATCACCGAGGAGAGCGTCGTCAGC
Encoded here:
- a CDS encoding aminotransferase class III-fold pyridoxal phosphate-dependent enzyme, with protein sequence MSLDLVSRDAAAFFHQKGSSPCLSALRAVEGIWLEDVDGRRVIDLHGNTAHHVGYRHPEIVAALKRQLDTLPFSPRRYTNEPAVALAEKLLARWPGAPARVLFATGGSDAIEIALKLARVTTGRHETISLEGSYHGHGFGSFGLSKARPDPRLGPFLPGRRHVTPYWAPDGARRMLAEMRAAFEQSQDGIAAVVAEPIRSNCHMPPPGLWAEVRGLCDRHGALLIFDEIPTGLGKTGRFFAFAHVGAVPDAVVLGKALGGGVLPIAAVIADARLNIAPELDLGHYTHEKNPLTTLAALTTIEIIERDRLVERAAHLEQRIRLRVGELARFMPVVRGVRGVGLLLALEFDATMCGVQSGPEFAADLVRAFMEAGLSTTAKDNDSVGFSLPMTVSDAELDLIFGAVQRAAETIQRKQDN